The Saccharopolyspora gregorii genomic interval TCCCCGTCGTAGTCCAGCAGGTCGAGCAGCCGCTCCAGGTAGTCACCGGCCACGTCGCCCTCCTGGACGAGCAACGTCTCGGTATTGCTGCGCTCCTGGTCCGTGTTCGGCGTGGACTCCGCCGACTCCTCGACCTTGGTCGGCTCCTGCACGGTTTCAGACACTGGGCGTCTCCTCTCCAGGGGTACGCGACGTCGGTCAGCGGGACTCGCCCGGCCGGCTGTCGCGGGAACGGTCTTCGAACACCCCGGAGGCATCACCGGGTTGGTCTGCGTCGGCGGCCGGGCGCGCGGGGGAGGGGGCCTCGGTCGCGTCCTGGGTCGCGCTCTCGTCCGACTCCGCGGCGGCCGGCTTCGCCTCGATCGCCGCGGGCGCGGCGGCCTCGGTGCTCTCGGCGGTCGACGCGGCAGAGGCCGCAGGCTCGGCGGTCGACGCGGTGACGGTGCTGCCGTCGACGACGGCCGCCGCGGCCACCGCTTCCTCGCGGTCGATGCGGCTGTAGACGATGCGCTGCTGCCCCAGGGTCCAGAAGTTGTTGGCCAGCCAGTAGAGCAGGATCGCCAGCGGGAGGAACGGGCCGCCGATGATGGCGAACATCGGGAAGACCCACAGCACCATGCGGTTCATGATCTCGGTCTGCGGGTTCGCCGCCGCTTCCGGCGTCTGCCGCTGCACCGAGTGCCGGGAGGTGAAGTGCGTGGCGATGGCCGCGGCGACCATCAGCGGGACACCGACCACCAGCATCGACGGGCGGTCGGTCCCGAAGGTCGCGAGCACCTCGGGAGCCTGGCTGATCGTGTTCGACAGCTTCGCGCCGAACAGGTCGGCGGACACGAACGAGGCGACGTCCTCTGGGCCGAACACGAAGTTCGACGGCGCGCCGGGGCGGAACCCGTT includes:
- the yidC gene encoding membrane protein insertase YidC, translating into MLDFINYPVSAILWFWHEVFGFVLDPASGYAWALSVVFLVFTLRALLFKPFVHQVRSMKKMQEFAPQVRALQEKYGHDKQQLAQEMQKLQQEQGFNPISGCLPMLVQVPVFFGLFHVLNGFRPGAPSNFVFGPEDVASFVSADLFGAKLSNTISQAPEVLATFGTDRPSMLVVGVPLMVAAAIATHFTSRHSVQRQTPEAAANPQTEIMNRMVLWVFPMFAIIGGPFLPLAILLYWLANNFWTLGQQRIVYSRIDREEAVAAAAVVDGSTVTASTAEPAASAASTAESTEAAAPAAIEAKPAAAESDESATQDATEAPSPARPAADADQPGDASGVFEDRSRDSRPGESR